From Candidatus Margulisiibacteriota bacterium:
TAGCATAACACCGGCCGGCCCGATATTTAATTGTTTAGCAAGAAATATAGAAAGAGGGATATTAATCACCCCGATAATGATTGCTTCATAAAACTGTAATCTGAGTTTACCGACTCCACTACTAAAATTGCTGAATATTTTTGTCCACATGCTTATTACCACAAATACCCCCATCATTATCGAAAGTAAAAAAGGAACTTTTACCGAGTCCCCGACCCATAACGAATAAAAGTAATTTGAAAAAACAATCATAAAAAAAGTAACTATGCTAAATAATAGCCATAGCCTGATTAATCCATTAACTGACCTTTTTATCCATAAGAGATCGTTTTTTAAATATGCTTCAGTATACGCGCTCCAAAAAGGAGCAAGAACTATCCCAAATACCATTGAAATAAGACTAAAATATTTGAATGCAATATTATAAGAGGTTACTTCTTCCGGTCCGAAAAGTTGGGAAATAATAATGTTATCAGTTGAATAAACAATTACAATAGAAATTTGAATTATAAAAAATTGCACCCCCAACCCTGCCAACTCGTTAACGTCAGAAAAATCTACATATTTTATTGATGGTCGGACCTTTTTATAAGTATTGAAAAAAAAATACGCTGAAGCTGTTAAGAGAACAATAACCGGGATAGAACTTGCTGCGAATCCCAGATACAATAAAGATCCGGCAGTATATTTCACCAATAAATATATTACAATTAACGAAAACAAGTTCGAGAGAATACTGAGACTATAACTTAGCGAAGGTTTCTGGTCAGCGACAAGGACAACATTTACCAATTGGCACACGAACCGGAGAGCAAAAAAGCTGGAGACTATCAGCGCCAACCGGGAGAGTTCGTTTTTCATGGAATAATCGGTATTTAACAGTACCGACCAATCTATAAAAGGATTTAAAAACAAAAAAAGCACATACAGTGTACTAACAATCATAATAAGCAATGCGTATGTTGTACTCACATATTTACGGGCTAGTTCGCTATCATTTTTAGCAAGTGCCTGGGCAAATTTATTTCTCAGCCCATTTCCAAGTCCTATATCAAAATAACCAAACCACCCGATTAAAGAACTTAAGGTTAACCAAATACCATATTTTGTCGGATTTAAATACGATAATGTCAAAGGAACTAACAATAGTGTAATGCCTACACTTGCTCCTTTTAAAAAAATCGAAGCTACTATATTGATTTTTGCCTTTATTGATCTGGCACTCCCC
This genomic window contains:
- a CDS encoding polysaccharide biosynthesis protein yields the protein MQSLSYFFLKGSARSIKAKINIVASIFLKGASVGITLLLVPLTLSYLNPTKYGIWLTLSSLIGWFGYFDIGLGNGLRNKFAQALAKNDSELARKYVSTTYALLIMIVSTLYVLFLFLNPFIDWSVLLNTDYSMKNELSRLALIVSSFFALRFVCQLVNVVLVADQKPSLSYSLSILSNLFSLIVIYLLVKYTAGSLLYLGFAASSIPVIVLLTASAYFFFNTYKKVRPSIKYVDFSDVNELAGLGVQFFIIQISIVIVYSTDNIIISQLFGPEEVTSYNIAFKYFSLISMVFGIVLAPFWSAYTEAYLKNDLLWIKRSVNGLIRLWLLFSIVTFFMIVFSNYFYSLWVGDSVKVPFLLSIMMGVFVVISMWTKIFSNFSSGVGKLRLQFYEAIIIGVINIPLSIFLAKQLNIGPAGVMLSTILCLLGGAIWTPIQYHKLIKGKATGIWAK